A stretch of DNA from Francisella uliginis:
CATAGGTTAGATACAATATTGGTTATACATGTTAATCATCCAAATGAGATAGATAGCAATGTCACTAATATTTTAAGACAGATACATAAGTCTGGCATAATTATTCTAAATCAAAGTACTTTACTAAAAGGCATAAATGATGATCCTAATGTACTTCACCCACTCAGTACAAAGTTAATAGAATCTAAAGTAATTCCATACTATATACATACGCTAGATACTGTCTCGGGAACTAAGCATTATAATGTTGATAATGCTAAGGATATCATGAAAAAACTTTCAGAAATATCATCTGGTTTTATGGTTCCTGTATTGACTAAAGAGATTCCAGGCTATCCATCTAAAAAGTGGTTATCGTTTCATGAGTAGAGCATATATCTTAATTTTATTTGATGTGGTTTCAAAAAAATTTATAATTAAAAGTATAAATATACTAAATCTAGAACTTATAAATGGGTAAAAAAATATTTTTTAGTCTATGTTTAGTCATATTTGTTGACTCTATTAGTGCAGGTATTATATTTCCTATAATGCCTGAATTATTTTTAGATACTCAATATGGTTTGGTTAGGAGTCATAGTTTTATTTCTAGTAGTATGCTTTATGGTTTATCTTTTGGCTTATTTCCTTTAGCAAGTTTCTTTGGAATGCCATTTTTAGGTACTTTGTCTGATCACTACGGCAGAAGAAGAATATTAATTTTAGGTCTTTCTGGAGTCTGTTTTAGTGATTTGTTGGCATGTGCATCAATTTTATTAAGAGATCCTTGTATATTTTTATTATCTAGATTTATTATTGGTTTTTTTTCAGCAACATATGTAGTTGCTAATGCAGTGATTGCTGATTTAAGTTTGGATATTAAATCAAAAATGAATAATTTCAAATGGCCAACTTTAGCATTTGTAGCAGGGTTTGTATTAGGTCCATTAATAGGAGGAAGTTCTTCGATATTACAAGGTGCAAATTCTTTAACATTGCCATTTCTTGTAGTGCTGTGTCTATCGTTATTTAATTTAATTTTGATATATGTTTTATTCACAGATATTAAATCTATAGATCAAAAAAAACATAAAGCTTTTAGAAATCAATTTAGAGATATAATTGATATATTCATAGACAAATCTCTAAGGTTATTAACAATCAGTTATAGTTTATTTCAGTTTGCTATAGGGTTATTTATACAATCTATATCGTTATTTTTAGCAGATACATTTAATTTTAATACAAAAAATATTGGAATATTTTTCACGGTAATGTGTATGGGACTAGCATTGAATATACTGTTTATACAGCCATTACTATCGAAATATATTAAGATAAATAAGCTGATAATATCAAGTATAATAATAATGTCTGTTATGTTATTAATCGAAGGGATATCGGTATATGTAGATGATTTTATACAGATAGATGTTAGATTGGTTATATGGATAGCATCATTAATTTTTTATATATCTATGCCATTTGCGACCACAGGATATACAGCGGTATATTCAGATTTTTCTGATAAGGAAAGACAAGGCAAAACAATGGGTGGACTTGGACAAATATCATCATTGATGTGGTTTTTAGCATCATTTTTTATCGGGTATCTAGTATTAACCCATGAGTCATTGATATTAATGTTGGCTGGATCTTTAGCGTTAATAGGAGCATTAATACTGTATATGGCATTTTTTAAATTAACTAAAATAGATAGTAATTAATTCAGGAATAATATGAGAAATAACATTTATAAAAAAATTGCAACTAAATATAGTAACTTATTTTGGAATGAGTGGGAGTTAAACCCTAAAAAAACTGACTACAATATTATTTTTTCATATAAATTACAAGGTGATTTTGATGTTGAAAGGTTACAGGATGCTGTAAATAACTTTATTAAGGCAAGAGTTTTTTTTCGCTCTTATTTTGAACATGATGAAGAAAATCTATATCAAATAATAATGGATGAGGTTCCTACGTATGAAATTGAAAACATACTTATGTCTGATGCTAATGAAATTAGTGTTAAAGAAAAAATTTCTGAAAAAGGAAATGAACCATTTGATTTAACAAAATATCCGTTGTTTAAAATTTTTATTATAAAGACTGATGATAGCACTCACTATTTAACAATGGTTGCTCATCATATTATTGCAGATGGAGGAGCTTTTTGTGATCTTAGAAATAGTATTTCAAGTTTTTATAACAATAAATCATGGGAAGTAGATGATGATAAAGCTCTA
This window harbors:
- a CDS encoding MFS transporter, which translates into the protein MGKKIFFSLCLVIFVDSISAGIIFPIMPELFLDTQYGLVRSHSFISSSMLYGLSFGLFPLASFFGMPFLGTLSDHYGRRRILILGLSGVCFSDLLACASILLRDPCIFLLSRFIIGFFSATYVVANAVIADLSLDIKSKMNNFKWPTLAFVAGFVLGPLIGGSSSILQGANSLTLPFLVVLCLSLFNLILIYVLFTDIKSIDQKKHKAFRNQFRDIIDIFIDKSLRLLTISYSLFQFAIGLFIQSISLFLADTFNFNTKNIGIFFTVMCMGLALNILFIQPLLSKYIKINKLIISSIIIMSVMLLIEGISVYVDDFIQIDVRLVIWIASLIFYISMPFATTGYTAVYSDFSDKERQGKTMGGLGQISSLMWFLASFFIGYLVLTHESLILMLAGSLALIGALILYMAFFKLTKIDSN